The DNA segment AAAAAGATTAGGTTTTTCTTGATGGAGACACGTGTGGAGAGGAGATTTAATTAATTCAGCGCGCAGTTGTGGCTGCTAGCAGGAGGCTGCAGCCTTCGGATTCCGGCGCTTTTGCGGACTGGGtggcttcttcttcttctaattCCTCCGCCGTGGGGGACCTCTCGTTGGGCTTCAATGCAGGCCCCGCTGGTGGCTCCAGCGCCAGCGGTGGATTCGGGAGATATATCAGCGCCGGGATTCCCCCTGAACTCTTCTTCTTTGCGCCAGCTGCCTCATCTTATCACAACCACCACTTCGAGTACTCTAACACCCTCAATTCCGCCGGTGTTGGTGTCGGTGTCACCCCTCGCCTAGCACAACCCACCACCGTCGCAGCTGATGAAACCACGCCACGCAACCGCGGGATTCAGCTGTGGCAACAACAACAGCAGGAGGGACATAATATTAATCCTTGTGCCCACATGAAGAAACCCATGAATAATTTTGATCACACCCCTTCTTTAATTGGAGCCAGCTGTACTTCTTGTCAAGACTGTGGAAACCAAGCCAAGAAAGATTGCATCTACCGGAGATGTAGGTCTTGTTGTAAAAGTAGAGGCTACGATTGCACCACGCATGTCAAAAGCACCTGGGTTCCTGCGGTGTGCCGCCGCGAGCGGAAGCTTGCTGGATCTTCACAGTCTACTTCTGGTGTCAAGAAACCTAGACTCGGCGGCGGAGCTTCTCAAACCACCACCACCGCCTCCCCTACCACAACTTCCAACACCTCCCCTCCAAGAAGCTTCGACACCAGTTCTAGCCATCAaggtacatatatatattcctCAAGAAATATAAAACTCGTATTGATATCTTATTAGATTTTATATTACACATTATGCTATACTCAACTCCATATATTCTGTGttgtatatacatatatatatatatatgatgattTGGACTTTACTTGTTATAAGTATATATATTGTCCTAATTTTTATTCCCTAGCTATATATGTGACTAATATTAATTGATGGGTTCTTATAAAGAGTTTATATGTACAATCTTCCAGTTTTCCAGACATTTTATTCTTTACCTTTGTGGAATAACATAAATCTTGATGAATTAATCCCACATGATCTTGTATATTAATCTTAATATAGATGCAAGTTTCAAAGAATCGCTGCCCGGCCAAGTGCGTGCCCCGGCGGTGTTCAAGTGTGTGAGAGTGACCGCAGTTGATGACGGGGAAGATGAGTTTGCATATCAGGCCGTTGTAAGAATAGGCGGCCATGTTTTCAAAGGATTTCTATATGATCAGGGAAGAGAATATGGCTTCTCCAACATGCCGGAGCTGCATTCGGGTGGAGGAAGAAACGGGGCTTCAATTCTTGATCCATCTGATATTGTAGTTGCTTCCTCTGGTAGAGGGTTGCTTGGGGGAACAACTTATGGTAACACAATAAATTGATTTTCTAAATATGTATGTACTATTTTTTTTCCCATATATTTGATGTCACTTTGGTAATAAGATTTTTGAACCCTTATTATTTGCCTCAATAAGAGCTTTTCtctgtgtattttttttttgagttctGCTACGTATACAATCAGGTTAgacattatatttaaaattataaaagaaTATCCTGAATGCATTTTTGGAACAACTTTTTGAAATCAAATATAAGGATAATTAGATAATTTCAAAGCAAATGTGTAATTCAATATATAATTATCGTtgcatattaatttttttgtttcttttctcTATATATCTCGATGTTTCCATGTTTTATCATTGAATTGCTATTTATGACATTCAGAATTCTATGTAGAGGGAGCATAAATTAGGCTCTTAAGCGTTTTGAGTAGAGTTGtatatttttactctattcatTATGCATGATTTGGGGTGTAAAAGAATAGAGTCGGTTCGCGAGTATTTCGAGTCaattcgataaatatttgattcataTTTGAACTTATCAAGTTCGAACCGAACCCgaacatgtttgaattttttttcgagccgagtttcagtcaaaattattttgttcgatagttcgcgaacattaattttttttaaggtgCAATAATTATTTCTGCTGGTAGAGCGATTGAACCATGATGTTTGGGTTGCTGTgctgtttaaaagatttgagctGCACCATCACCATCAGCTATAGTTTTGGTAAAATTAAACGACAAGCGTTCAATcttacaattggtatcagagtcaagatcatgagttcgattctcattgattgcaaAGAGAGTAATTATTGGTAGAGATATTCTTGGGGTGCAATAATTATCCTTGCTGGTAGAGCGATCGAACTATAGTGTTTGGGCTGCTGTGCGGTTTAAGAGATTTGGTTGCATCATTACCATCAGCTATAGTTTTTGGTAAAGCGGCACGCGCTCGAACTTAATTTCGAGTCGAGCTGGAGTCAAAATATTTGACATGTTCGAGCTTCGATTCGAGCTCGACTCGAATATGCTTAATTTGAGGTGAGCTCTTAATTTGTTTTACCATTATTTGACTCAATTCGGTTCTTTTGCTTTGCACCTGCATGACAATTATGCAAGATGTGAAGTGATTTTATAACTTTAATGTATAATAAACTATATCGATCTCCACATATATTTATGAAGTTATCACATTGATTTAAGGATATATGTTATTGGGTATCAATATTCTCTAACCATAGATTTATCATCTAATCAAATCTAATTAATCcagataattttttatttaaatatgagACTTCTTATAGATTTATTTTAAgagttattaattattttatatacttTAAGGTACCGTTTTGTTCACggtattactaatatatgtataaatcaTCTCATCAAATCCCacgttcttttcatcatattatttatttatatattaactatttattttacatcaatcaaatcattaattatttatctcacatcaatcaaataattgaattcaaattactatattaccctttataaataatataatatttattttatttattgttaaaataacaaaatagtcatttaacatttttatataaaatttaatcaatcaacaaataaaccataatctatcaatcaaatccaatataattttaactatcatttcttatttattttttattacattatactacTTATCTTTATATTACTTATAACatacctcaaaccaaacggttCCTAATAAAATATTCTAACGGATGATACCTTTGAATCTATCTTTGtgtttattttctttatttacaATGATGTGTACGTATTTTTCAACTTGAaacaaaattatttgaaatgcATTATCAAAATGTATGATGTTGGTTTGATTCTTCATGAATTCAATGAAATTGGAATTTCTTTCATTTCGATTTCAAATTTGTTTATGTAACAATATAaggaattttgaattgaaattcttctctaatgattttTTTCCCCCAAATCCAGATTAAATACTCCATCCCATGCATCtccgaaataataaaatgacTGTCCATCTACAAAGGACTATTTTATTTGAACTCGAATCATTAATTTTGAGTGAAGTAAACGTAGAACTCGTTATCTATGGGAACATTTAGGTGAATAGACCTCCACAACATTTCATTTAAGCAAATAACCCTCTTATTTCAATTACCAATTTTGTCCTTACTTAAATATATGTGCAAATTGGATAAGTAACCTCCAATCACCATTTATTCGCTACAATTGCGttgatatataaataaaaaaaaaaaaaaggtgagaGAGTGGAAATAAAAAACAAGATTAATTCAAatagtatttatataaaaattaaataaaaataaaagagcttaaaccatatcatatacatgcttatgttgatacatgAGCAAGTATGTATCTAGCACGTAAACATATACTCCCAAATTATTATTAGAAGAAATACgagaaataattaaaagttcgaataacAGATGAATCAATTATTATGCTTGATACAGTAGCGGAAAATTAAAGATAGAAATAGATGAAACAAAATTTATCATACCAATCATATACcagatagaatcaggaatgaatattataatagaaaataattttttaagataatatcttccttttacacaatttgaaaatcataaCTATAAACAAAAGATCATCAATAATTCACATTCCTAAAATACGAACGGTATTT comes from the Henckelia pumila isolate YLH828 chromosome 1, ASM3356847v2, whole genome shotgun sequence genome and includes:
- the LOC140874000 gene encoding protein LATERAL ROOT PRIMORDIUM 1-like encodes the protein MEREKQERHGSNNVTALLQIYSDKYRAVVAASRRLQPSDSGAFADWVASSSSNSSAVGDLSLGFNAGPAGGSSASGGFGRYISAGIPPELFFFAPAASSYHNHHFEYSNTLNSAGVGVGVTPRLAQPTTVAADETTPRNRGIQLWQQQQQEGHNINPCAHMKKPMNNFDHTPSLIGASCTSCQDCGNQAKKDCIYRRCRSCCKSRGYDCTTHVKSTWVPAVCRRERKLAGSSQSTSGVKKPRLGGGASQTTTTASPTTTSNTSPPRSFDTSSSHQDASFKESLPGQVRAPAVFKCVRVTAVDDGEDEFAYQAVVRIGGHVFKGFLYDQGREYGFSNMPELHSGGGRNGASILDPSDIVVASSGRGLLGGTTYGNTIN